Proteins co-encoded in one Longimicrobium sp. genomic window:
- a CDS encoding Uma2 family endonuclease, which yields MPRAATAAEPALVTADELFRMPDDGVRRELVRGELREMSPAGSRHGRIGAKILSRLEVYSAANDLGEVYNSDTGFRLFSTPDTIRMPDVSFVTRPRVDEVGDIEGFWPGAPDLVVEVISPTDSFSDVDEKVSEYLAAGCRMVVVVNPKRRTATVYRSRGDIVLLTENDFLDGGDVVPGWRVQLRDVFPPR from the coding sequence ATGCCACGAGCTGCAACCGCCGCGGAGCCCGCACTCGTCACAGCCGACGAGCTGTTCCGCATGCCCGATGATGGCGTTCGACGCGAGCTCGTCCGCGGAGAGCTCCGCGAGATGAGCCCCGCTGGAAGTCGCCACGGTCGGATCGGAGCAAAGATCCTGTCCCGGCTCGAGGTATACTCGGCGGCCAACGACCTGGGCGAAGTTTATAATTCCGATACGGGTTTCAGGCTTTTCTCGACCCCTGACACCATCCGGATGCCCGATGTTTCGTTTGTCACGCGCCCGCGGGTCGATGAAGTCGGGGACATTGAAGGATTCTGGCCCGGTGCGCCCGATCTCGTGGTCGAGGTGATTTCGCCGACAGACTCGTTCAGCGATGTTGATGAAAAGGTTTCCGAATATCTGGCGGCGGGATGTCGGATGGTTGTAGTCGTAAACCCCAAGCGGCGCACCGCGACCGTATATCGGTCCCGCGGTGACATTGTTCTCCTCACAGAGAATGATTTTCTGGACGGCGGGGATGTGGTTCCGGGATGGCGGGTGCAGCTTCGGGACGTGTTCCCGCCACGGTGA
- a CDS encoding methylmalonyl-CoA mutase family protein, which yields MSVVESGAAPAELLERIREREKELETLRASLAAWEGAAGRTPARDVPFTSVSGAAVEPLYTPLDRPAPSADEAAYYNAAVGLPGEFPFTRGPYGTMYRTRLWTMRQFAGFGTSEETNARYHFLLERGQTGLSVAFDFPTLMGYDSDHPRSLGEVGKCGVAISSLDDMETLFDGIPLDQVSVSMTINGPALILFAFYVVAAEKQGVTPEKLRGTVQNDILKEYQAQHAWVYPPEPALRLIIDLFQWCSANAPKYNPISISGYHIREAGATAVQELAYTLRNGFEYVERGIARGLDVDDFAPRLSFFWDVHNDFFEEVAKFRAGRRIWARHLRDRYGAKNPESWRLRTHAQTAGVTLTAQQPENNIVRVAYQALAAVLGGTQSLHTNSMDETLALPTEKAVQIALRTQQILAYETGVPNTIDPLAGSYYVEALTDRMEAEAERIFADVDRMGGVVPGIEMGYFQREIARSAMRQQLEIEGGERTIVGVNEFTVEGEALEIPLLKVTQESENRQRERMAAMRARRSQAQVDATLARLKDACRTGENVVEPLLDAVRAYATLYEIRAAMEEVFGAYQEPVFF from the coding sequence CGGCGCCGGCGGAGCTGCTGGAGCGCATCCGCGAGCGCGAGAAGGAGCTGGAGACGCTGCGGGCGTCGCTGGCGGCGTGGGAGGGCGCGGCCGGGCGCACGCCCGCGCGCGACGTCCCCTTCACCTCCGTCTCGGGCGCGGCGGTGGAGCCGCTGTACACGCCGCTCGACCGGCCCGCGCCTTCCGCGGACGAGGCGGCGTACTACAACGCGGCCGTCGGCCTCCCCGGCGAGTTCCCCTTCACCCGCGGCCCGTACGGCACCATGTACCGCACGCGGCTGTGGACCATGCGCCAGTTCGCCGGCTTCGGCACGTCGGAAGAGACGAACGCGCGCTACCACTTCCTGCTGGAGCGGGGGCAGACGGGGCTCTCCGTGGCCTTCGACTTCCCCACGCTGATGGGCTACGACAGCGACCACCCCCGCTCGCTCGGGGAAGTGGGGAAGTGCGGCGTGGCCATCTCGTCGCTCGACGACATGGAAACGCTGTTCGACGGCATCCCGCTGGACCAGGTCAGCGTGTCGATGACCATCAACGGCCCCGCCCTCATCCTCTTCGCCTTCTACGTGGTGGCGGCCGAGAAGCAGGGGGTGACGCCGGAGAAGCTGCGCGGGACGGTGCAGAACGACATCCTGAAGGAATACCAGGCGCAGCACGCGTGGGTGTATCCGCCCGAGCCGGCGCTCCGGCTGATCATCGACCTCTTCCAGTGGTGCTCGGCCAACGCGCCCAAGTACAACCCCATCTCCATCTCCGGCTACCACATCCGCGAGGCGGGCGCCACGGCCGTGCAGGAGCTGGCGTACACGCTGCGCAACGGCTTCGAGTACGTGGAGCGGGGGATCGCGCGCGGGCTCGACGTGGACGACTTCGCGCCGCGGCTGTCGTTCTTCTGGGACGTGCACAACGACTTCTTCGAGGAGGTCGCCAAGTTCCGCGCCGGCCGCCGCATCTGGGCGCGCCATCTCCGCGACCGCTACGGGGCGAAGAACCCCGAGTCGTGGCGCCTGCGCACGCACGCGCAGACCGCCGGCGTCACGCTCACCGCGCAGCAGCCGGAGAACAACATCGTGCGCGTGGCCTACCAGGCGCTCGCGGCGGTGCTGGGGGGAACGCAGTCGCTGCACACCAACTCGATGGACGAGACGCTGGCGCTGCCGACGGAGAAGGCGGTGCAGATCGCGCTGCGCACGCAGCAGATCCTGGCGTACGAGACCGGGGTGCCGAACACGATCGACCCGCTGGCCGGCTCGTACTACGTGGAGGCGCTGACCGACCGGATGGAGGCCGAGGCCGAGCGGATATTCGCCGATGTCGACCGCATGGGCGGCGTGGTGCCGGGGATCGAGATGGGCTACTTCCAGCGCGAGATCGCCCGCAGCGCCATGCGCCAGCAGCTGGAGATCGAGGGCGGCGAGCGCACCATCGTAGGCGTCAACGAGTTCACCGTCGAGGGCGAGGCGCTGGAGATCCCGCTGCTGAAGGTGACGCAGGAGAGCGAGAACCGGCAGCGCGAGCGGATGGCGGCCATGCGCGCGCGCCGCAGCCAGGCGCAGGTGGACGCCACGCTGGCGCGGCTGAAGGACGCCTGCCGCACGGGCGAGAACGTGGTGGAGCCGCTGCTCGACGCGGTGCGCGCCTACGCCACGCTCTACGAGATCCGCGCGGCCATGGAGGAGGTCTTCGGCGCCTACCAAGAGCCCGTGTTCTTCTGA